The region GCAAGACCCCTAGTCACTTGGTAGGTAGCATATACTCTGTCGTTGAAAGAACACATTTCGGGGGACTGAAAATCCAACCTGGCTCTCAAATTCAGGTTCTTCATCACATGGAAAGGCAGATATGAAACCGCAAAGACAGTCAAGACAATAATGACCAGATAAATAGATTTTTTTCTCAGGGGAGCGTTGTTCATATCTTTATAGATCAAAGCTCTAACGATTAATCCATAACATCCCAGAATTAGTATAAAAGGGATGCAGAAGCCAAAGACAGTGGTGCACATGCTGTAGATGAAGTAACTTCTTAAGTAATCATCAGAAGATGTGTCAAAACACGTAATGGTTTTATTTTTCCTCATAGCAGTACCAGAGAAAAATAGGATTGGAGAGATACCGGCGATTACAATGAACCAGACGAGAGCACTGATGTAGATGGAATTTTTCTTCTTCAGCCTCCCAAGTGATTTGAGTGGATGCACTACCCCTGTGTATCTGTGGACACTGATACAAGTCAGGAACAGAATGCTTCCATACAGGTTCACATGGAATATAAACCTTTGCAATTTGCACATGACATCCCCAAAAATCCAGTCAgttttattaaaataataaaaaatcaacgcTGGGAGGGAAAGGACATATAAAAAATCTGCAAGTGCTAAATTGAACATGTAGACGGAGATACTGCTCCATGGTTTCATGTGAAAAATGAACATCCATATTGCCACACTGTTACCAATAAATCCTGTGATACAAACCACTATATACACAGCGGGGAGGTAATAGAATTGAAAGCCTGTCTTTGTCAAAGAGCATTTTGTGACATTCCCAGTAGATGAGCCACTTGCCAGCAAAGTGCTTTGAGTAACATTCAAAAGAGCTGATAGAAAGACTTCTGTCATGGTCTTTTCAAGTCAAAACAGGCAGGGAGTGGAAAACAACGAGGTTGGTGGCTGCAATCATCTAAAAGGAGAAAGGTAAGGAGGAGGTAGCAGTTACTACATTAATAATCAGGTAAATTTGGGAGCTGAGACTGGCCCCTAATGCTGAATTACAATGCATAGCTATACAATCAGCAAACTTCCAGCTTATTCTGCGCTCTTCAATGAGAGGAGAAAATCTCTTCTCTATTGAAAATCTAAGAGACTAATTCTCTGTGAACCTTTAATCGGGCAAATCAATTCTCTAGTGACATAATACCAAAGGACTAATGCAAGCAGCAACCTAGTAGCAAGCAATGAAAGTTATGTGGGGTCATCTCATTAACATGGAAGGAAGTGCAAAGTGCACAATTTATAAAAAACTTCCACCCACTTGCATTgcacgggtgtggacaactggtttTCTCTTACAAGCCATGCCTACCTCACAGCGTAGTCCCTCTGATCTTTGCAATCAAAAACCTCTGTCGTGGCCATCTCCGGAACCCATAAACCACAAGTGAGAGTGTGCGAAAAGTTGCATTGCCTTTGTCGCACGGTGCAAGAGTCTGTCTGCCTTTCCACATTGATTCCTTCACACAGAGAAAGTGTACAGCACTACTTCTCCAGAGAATGAGAGAGACCCAGTGAGGAGGGGAGGGAGGCAGAGAACGATGGTGGGTGGGAGCACAGTACAACCTCCTCACTAACTTGTCACAGGCAGCAGCAGGCGTGGTCTCCCAGCTCATCCCTCTAAAACAACATGCATTCTGATAAGAAGTCGTTCCCACAGGCTCCATTATTCTCAGCTTGCCTTTCCCTGTGATCCTTTTTGACAACTGAAGTGAAGGAAAGAAGGGTTTCATGCCAACAGGGAACCGAAAATCAGTTGTGTTTGGATTTCGATCAGATGTATAAAGATTAGATGAgtgttagggctcgctcacactagcaCGTAAATCAGACGAGTGCAACCCGATAAAAAAgggatcaatgttattcaatgaggcagtgcagatctgcagtttTCTTTTCAGctgtattcggcatgagaaaaaaaatcccaGCATTCTGCGATTTTACTCTGACatcggatacattgcaattctgtaacataggaaactgcaaatgattaatagctgctgagtaaaaaaacaaCGGATTACATATGGAAGACAAGTGAGAGAAAAATCCCACTTTTCTGGAGGAAAATCAGGCTTTTTATGCACTCGTGTGAGGCCGGTTTCCTCAtgtgtgacagtttcctcacataccggagacactgacacacgtagacacattaaaatgaatgtgtctctgcagatatcagcgtgttttcacagactgtgtgtccatgtgctaaacacggagacatgtcagtgttcgtgggagcacacggatcacacggacccattaaagttaatgggtgcgtgtcaacacgtatcgcacacggatgccatcagtgtgctgcccgtgtgcgtttttaaagtcatagggttaaaattgaaacaaattgtttcaatacacggacacggacagcacatggacatcacacggatcccacatGGATGtaccacatgagcacacggacacggatcactctggtaccggaaatatctggaagTGTGAGACTGGCCTGACCCCCAGTAAGTATTGAGAGGACAACAGCAAGGTAAAGCGCTTTGGAAtaggatggcgctatataagtaagatGCAAACACAATAGGTAAATTACTGCAAATCTAAAAGACTTGTGGCGTAACAACTGATCTTTCCTAACAAGTGACAATACAGACACAGAACGGTGCAAATATAACACCTGAACAAACGAGGCAGGGAAGACGCCCGGGACCACTTAATAAAGATTCGTTATTGCATTTGAGCCTGTATTgcgttttttttcctcctgtttttATATGTGCACCAAATTTATGTTTTAATTTATGCC is a window of Ranitomeya variabilis isolate aRanVar5 chromosome 2, aRanVar5.hap1, whole genome shotgun sequence DNA encoding:
- the P2RY1 gene encoding P2Y purinoceptor 1; translation: MTEVFLSALLNVTQSTLLASGSSTGNVTKCSLTKTGFQFYYLPAVYIVVCITGFIGNSVAIWMFIFHMKPWSSISVYMFNLALADFLYVLSLPALIFYYFNKTDWIFGDVMCKLQRFIFHVNLYGSILFLTCISVHRYTGVVHPLKSLGRLKKKNSIYISALVWFIVIAGISPILFFSGTAMRKNKTITCFDTSSDDYLRSYFIYSMCTTVFGFCIPFILILGCYGLIVRALIYKDMNNAPLRKKSIYLVIIVLTVFAVSYLPFHVMKNLNLRARLDFQSPEMCSFNDRVYATYQVTRGLASLNSCVDPILYFLAGDTFRRKLSRATRKASRRSEANVQSKSEEMTLNILSEYKQNGDTSL